The Medicago truncatula cultivar Jemalong A17 chromosome 7, MtrunA17r5.0-ANR, whole genome shotgun sequence genome includes the window tgtgtgaccacatttttttctttacatgaCCAGTATTTTTCGAGATATGAGAATTCGTCAGTCTTTAGGCGTGAAATACATGAAGCTTATAAAAGAAGTTGTTTATTGTTTGACATGTTTTTAGTGCagtaataaaattttgtatgaCATGCTTTTAGTGCAGTGATTAAATGTGATTACAATGTTCCGGGTTAATATTTATAGCCGGTAAAGTATATTTAGCCAAAAATATGCTATGTCTGAccacattttttcatttatatgaccactatttttccaaATCTTTGAATTTGTTCGTCTTTAGGCGTAAAATACCTGCAGCGCATAAAAATTTGGCTATTGTTTGACAAGCTTTTAGTGCACTGATTAAAATGTTTCGGGTTTATTTATACCCGGTAAAGTAAAGTTAGCAAAAAATATGCTCTGTCTGACCACATTTTTATATTTACATGACGActatttttctaaatattttaatttgttcgTTGTTAGGCGTGAAATACTCACATCCCATAAAAAGTTGTTTATTGTATGACATGCTTGTAGGGCAGTGATTAAATGTGATTACAATGTTCCGGGTTAATATTTATAGCCGGTAAAGTAAATTTAGccaaaaatctgctatgtctgaccacattttttcatttatatgacctctatttttccaaatttttgaATTAGTTCGTCTTTAGCCGTAAAATAGCCGCAGTGCATAAAAATTTGGCTATTGTTTGACATGGTTTTAATGCAGTGATAAAATGTGATTACAATGTTTCGGGTTGATTTATACCCGGTAAAGCAAAGTTAGCCAAAAATATGCTATGTCTGACCacatttttgcatttatttgaccactatttttccaaatatttgaatttgcttaatataattttttaggttaaattacacgagtggtcctttaagtttgagggtTGTAACAGTTCAGTTCATTAGTTTATTATTGTCACATGATGACTGTGCATCAACACTAGTTTTTACCTATGTTTATGTCGTTTTTATGGCATTTAGAGAGATAACTGCTTGTAAATCATGGTGACATAAGGCCAAAACAGGAATAAGAcctgaaagagaagaagctgagaaaaagatgaaaaagttctAAGCGTCAAGAATCGTGCCATGTTGAGGATATTTCGTGGCTCAATATGAAGAACGTGGGACAAGGTTTCAGCGCTGGAAATTTTGTGGCACGAAGCAATatgcaacgtggcacgatggtgggCTTTTGAAACCATAAAATTCTTTCTATTTAAAGCCATCTGCGGCCAAGGATTAGGGGATCGATTGGGATTGCGATTTTGAGCATAGAAGACACCATGAGACCGAAGAACTAGCCCTGAATCTCATACAAACTCATAGTTGGTCCGGATTTATGTATGTTCACTCGTATTTATGCTTATAATTGTTAAGAcatgagtagctaaactcttAGTTTCATTGAGCTATGATAAACCTTTTGTAATACTTTATGAATCAGTAGTTGATACTctctttattattaatgttattaagtctttattcagaattacttGTGTTCATTGCTTTCATATAATTGCttgtatgactattaaccctaacttcttgaaattacatgaattgatattaggaattgaatgactattaaccctaacttTTAATCCTGAAATGGTAATcctgtttgattcaacataggaacctagagataggaaattgagaatCATGAGTCATGAATTAACGTCTAAATTAGCTTGcgcggttattcaatcggttaagagattaaaatgttataacttaggaaagggttttgagtcaagagattgatcaaaactacttAGATAATTTGTCATAAAGATTAAATAGTAGTTAGTAATAAAGGGAGGTAAACTACTCATATAGAACAATAGCGGATTCATCGGCTTAATCATTCATCTCCAATCATCTTTCAAACAACTTTCACTTACTTTTGTTACACTCAAATCATCTGCCTAGGGCAACCAAAATAACTTTTACATATCCTAAACTAATAACATATTTGCTATAATTGGGAATTAATACAGTCCTTGTGGAACGATATTtattattacttcgatagttatTTGTACACTTGTCAAATATCTATCATCACACataagtcttttaagtttgaggttcgTAACGTATTAGTccttaagttattttggtcacacatactttttaagtttaaaaatgttttcaaacttaaaagagTTATGTgtgacaaaaatattttaaaaaaccaatatgttacaaacctcaaacttaaaaaactCAGGATTGGTTTGACGGTATAAACTTGATATATTAGAGTGTGTTCCTCCTTAAAGTTTCAGGTTCAATTATCTCTTGTGTCAATTTAGATTGACTAATTAGCCTtttcaactaattttttattttaatttctaataactAATgagattaaataataaaaaatttgtgagGTTAAACACAACTCAATACGTGTATTGTTTCATAAACACAAATTCCAATCAATTCACATCAAGCCAAAAGAGTAAAAAATCGTAATCCCGCCTATTCTACTCTTTTCACTTAGTTATGCTCGATGGCTGATGGTCCTCCTATCTCGATCGATCATCCTTTATTACCCCCTGATGGAGAGCTTGATGACGGTGCTGCTCGTGTTGGTGTTTCGGATTCCGGGACCTTTGAAACAACAAATGTCGTCGCAATAGATGAATCGACGCCTACTATCGGTATGTCTTTTCAATCGGATGTGGATTGTAAGTCTTTTTATCGTGAATATGCTATCAAACAAGGGTTTGGGATTAAAACTAGAAATTCTAAGAAAGGGTCAGATGGCaagttaaaatatttcattctAACGTGTGCAAGAGAAGGTCACCACAAATCGAACATAGCACCAACTTTGAAGACGAATCCAACGAAGAAAATTGATTGCTCAGCTAAGATAACGGTTGCTTTAAAGGAGGGTCTATGGACTATTCTGTCGTTTAATTCATCTCATAATCATGAGATAAGTCCAAGTAAATCACGGTTGTTTGCTGGCAATAAGAAGATTGATATGCATGCACAGCGGACAATTTTGATAAACGATGAGGCAGGTGTAAGGGTGAACAAAAGTTTCCGTTCAATGGTATGTGATGCCGGTGGTTACGAAAATCTAACATTTGTTGAGAGAGATGTCAGAAACTTTGTGGCTAAAGAAAGACGCCTTCTCGGAAAGGAAGGAGACGGTAGGGCACTTTTAAATTACTTTGCTAGAATGAGGGAATGCAACAAAGACTTTTTCTATGAGATTGACTTGGACGAGGACTTTCATGTGCAGAATGTTTTCTGGGCTGATGCACGTAGTAGGTCTGCCTATGAGTACTTTGGTGATGTTGTCACGTTCGATACCACCTACTTGACAAACAAATATGACATGCCATTTGCCCCATTTGTTGGTGTAAATCATCACGGGCAATCCATTTTACTAGGTTGCGGTCTTTTATCAGCTGAAGATACTAGGTCCTTTACCTGGTTGTTTGAAACATGGCTAAGGTGTATGTCTTCGAGGGCTCCAATGGGAATTGTAACTGATCAGTGCAAAGCAATGCAGAATGCAATCAAAGATGTGTTTCCTAATACTAGGCATAGGTGGTGTCTATGGCATATAATGAGTAAAATTGCTGAAAAATTGAAAGGATACGCACAGTACAAAGGAATAAAAAATGCTATGAAAAATTGTGTCTATGATTCTCTGCTAgttgatgattttgttattgGGTGGACAACATTCATTGAAAAATATGGTTTGGGTGAAAATCTTTGGTTGAATACCATTTTCAAAGAGCGGGAAAGATGGGTACCATGTTATTTAAAACATGATTTCTGGGCCGGAATGTCAACAACACAGAGGAGTGAAAGTATGAATGCTTTTTTCGACGGTTACATTAATGCTAGAACTTCTCTCAGTCAATTTGTAAAGCAATACGACAACGCACTTCAAGACAAGGCTGAAAAGGAATACGAGGCAGATTTCCGGTCTTCAACCACAATCATTCCATGCGGGTCAAGTTCCACAATCGAGAGACAATTTCAAGTTGAGTACACTCATGCAAAGTATATGGAGATACAAGTAGAATTTCGTGGGAAATGCAACTGCTATTTCAAAGGTGTGACTACATTGGGTTTTACATCAACATACACTGTTCTAGAGGAGAGTATTGTCTGTGGTAAACCGAACGAAAGGAAGTACtgtgttgatttcaattgcGAAGACAATAGTGTTACATGTACTTGTTTGCTGTTTGAGTTCAGAGGCGTTTTGTGCAGACATTCGCTTTTCGTACTTGGTCAGCTAAGAGTGAAACAGGTTCCGTCTAAATTTATCTTGCCAAGATGGAGTAAAAATGTGAAGAGAAAATATGCACACATGAAGACAAGTTACAATGCCAAAAATCTACAACCACACATAGAAAGATTTGAAGGTCTTTGCAAGGTATTTTATGAAATTGCAGAATGTGCGGCTGAGACACCTAGTCAAACGACAAATTTGTATGAAGAGATGATCAAATGGTCTAGCAAGAAGTTGGGCAAAATTACTTCACAGGCAGATTGTGGTGTGGGAGGGGATGATAGCTTAAACACAATGGAGGACTCATTATCTCAGCAACCTGAACAACCAATTCTCAATCCGTTAAAAGTTCCACGTAAGGGACGTCCTCGAACTAATCGTCGGTTGTCCACCACTGAAAAGattgtaaagaaaaaaagtaaacgGCTAAGAAAAAAACCAGATGTTTTGTTCTTGGAAGTAAGTTGGTGTTAACCTATTACTATTGtgattacatttatttttttaatagtaatacaatgttaattatgttaaatgtaatttatatttgacTTTGTAATACAGCCTACAACACATCCTATGTCTATAAATGATGGGTTTCAAGCGTACGGTGATACGGTTAACTACTTCTCATCCCAACAGTCAACTACTGGTTTTATGTCATTACTTGCATCAGTGGGCAAAGATGTGCCCACAGCTGAATTTTAAGGTGGCTGTTTGACTTTAAGCATGGCTTAATATTGCATTAAACACGATTTTCAGTCGACTAATTGTTTGTGATTCACTTTTGCAGGACGTACCACGTAATTAGTCATAATTCTATGTTTTGGATAGATATGGTATTTTTTGGACAGATCCTCAACGACTACTTGTTAATATGAATGGAATCACCCTTTTTTGTGTATAGTACGTTCCAATATTGTACTTTTTATAAGATAGATactatgttttctttttgtagGCCAGTTAATATAATCACGGCCATTTACACCTTTGAATTACTTAGGGCATCATATTTTGAGAGGTGTGGTCGGTACTCATAGAGACGACCAATTTTGTAGCCAGGAAATACTTATGGTTACACCTTTGACAAATTATGgttatattgttaatttttctGGTTATATGTAATTCACATGTGTATAAAATATTGACTCGACCGAAATTCTTAGTGAGATAATCTCAATGTTGCCACTATATTTGCACCTTTGAATTATTAAGGTAATCATATTTTGAAAGGTGAGGTCGATACTTGTAGAGACGATCAATTTTGAAGCcagtaaaaaaatatggttacaCCTTTGACAGATTACGGTTATATTGTTGATTTTACTGGTTATATGTAATTCATGTATGGATAAAAACTCAATTCGACCCAAAATATCTGTGAGGTAATCACATAGTTGCCTGAATATTTGCACCTTTCAATTTTCTATAGCATCATGTATAGATGTCGCAAATGGAATATAGAATAGAttgtaataataaaacaaaaaaactaacaaacatACACATATTTACATAATTTCAACAATGCACTAAAAACAACGTagtaaaacataaaaaactttCCAACATAGACACATTTAGATAAATCCAACATTGTGGTCACACAAACAAGAATGGAATCATAGAGTAATATCTTACATAAGTGGAAAAGTTTTAACAAACATAACTTAAGtgataaatttgaaaaagttaTTCCTCATCAGAATTTGATAAATACTCATCTGTGGATAAGATGACCTCTTCCTCGACAGCCGAGAGACACTTTCTATTTGCATATAGAAAGCGTTTGCACACTGCGAGCATCCCATATCGTACCCTCCTTATAGCCATTATATTGTTTTCCAATCTTATGCGAAGTAAGGCTTTCTCCATAATGTCGAACTGAGGGGGGGTTATGGTGCCACATCTGAATAGCAAGCAAATCAGGAATTGGTGCCTCTAACTCGTTTAGATCGGCCTGAAGATTAGTAGACTCTTTTGATCGAAGTCTCCATTCCTTTCTAATTGCTTTCTTTGCTAAAATTTGGTTATTTTGATTCTCGTAGGACCATTCTAGATCACGAAGAAGGTATCTATAGTCTCTCATTTTGGTAAGATGAATAAACTATTAACAGAGAGCATTAAAATGATATTGGTGAAGTATGAGAGCACATGGCACTATAACGTGGATAAATAGTGGCAAAGTCACTCATGCTCATGCTTAGGCAACGGGAGAATCTAGACATTTGATATATGTGGACCTAAAATAGTCCATCAATGTaccaaaattttaaattctGTCTGATTGTATACTTTGTAAGTAAAAATAGTCTCTAACATTAAAATACTTTATTAGTATTGTCATATTAACCcttcaatatatttatttattgtcactTCAGGAACAATAATGACTTAGAAAGTACAAGATCAGAGagtattttagaattttaatacattgaaaGACTATTATAACtatttgttacacattttgggATCAAAATAACTATTAATATTGTCACTCATGTTCATTATTCAATGTTTATAGGTACTGTAATATATTCGTTAATAGACAGCATGTGAACATACAGTGGCAAAGAGACAAAATATACATCAAAGTAAAAGGACCCCCCACCCCACAATAGTAGTGCTTCACCAATATTTCCCTCTTATTTCACATCTCATACAAGCACATCAGTCAATTATTGTGTTTTATGTGGTAAATTTTCCAACAGTCAAGATTCTCATGATTCTCATTATTCCACATCAAACTCATGCTAATGAGTCAAGATTCTCATGATTCCATTCAACGAGATCACGTGGTTATATGACTCATGCTGTAAGTGCCATACACTTGTGCTTTAATGTGAGTTCAGTGTTCATTTTTCTACAATGGATGAAGATTGGTTTGGAATTGAATGGGAGTTTCATGCTTTCTCTAAGTTTCAAGGAACAAGGTACAGTCCAGCAGAAATGGTAGAATGCATGGGTCGAGTGTGGGCATTGGAGCGAAATATGTTTCAATATTGTCTATGCCCACAAGAACGATTCTCACTCGCAAACATGAACCAATATCGTAGAGAGTGGGAATACCGCATGGAAGAGTCTGCACGTCTTAGGCAATCTTTACGTCAACAAGGCCAAAGAAGACCAAAACAACGTTCATCAGAAATCACAAGAGACAGTGATGAGTCGCTCGAACTGGCCATTAACATCATACGCAACGAGAACAATCAGATGCAAATTCGTCTCAACAAATGTCTAAATTCAAGGGAAGTTGAATTACGTGGAATAGAGCATCTCCGTCAATACTGGACAGATGGTGATTTATCCGATgagtaataatttatatttatggttCGCAATGTTATGACTATCTCCATCTATTGTTAGGACTATCTCCATTAAACCACATGTATTGTACCATTTCAACTATCCATCTATATAATTGTTCTACCTTAGTTTATATATGTCCTCATCCATCCATTTATATCATTGTAAGTGTTGTAAATAGTGGTCACACATGTGTAAAATTCTGGTCATGCGTGCCATATATTTGGCTAGTTTATCATTCCCATGTGTAACTAATCCTGTTTTATGAGAATCGAACACATAATCTCATCTGAACACTGCACTAAAAGCCTTTCCAACCAGaaataattagttttacaaCATGCACGTTCATCACGCCTAATGTAGGACAAgttctaatttatgaaaaattagtGGTCACACATGTGTAAAATTCTGGTCATACGTGCCATATATTTGGCTAGTTTATCATTCCCATGTGTAACTAATCCTGTTTTATGAGAATCGAACACATAATCTCATCTGAACACTGCACTAAAAGCCTTTCCAACCAGaaataattagttttacaaCATGCACGTTCATCACGCCTAATGTCGGACAAgttctaatttatgaaaaaatagtggtcacacaTGTGTAAAATTCTGGTCATACGTGCCATATATTTGGCTAGTTTATCATTCCCATGTGTAACTAATCCTGTTTTATGAGAATCGAACACATAATCTCATCTGAACACTGCACTAAAAGCCTTTCCAACCAGaaataattagttttacaaCATGCACGTTCATCACGCCTAATGTCGGACAAGTtctaatttatgcaaaattagTGGTCACACATGTGTAAAATTCTGGTCATGCGTGCCATATATTTGGCTAGTTTATCATTCCCATGTGTAACTAATCCTGTTTTATGAGAATCGAACACATAATCTCATCTGAACACTGCACTAAAAGCCTTTCCAACCAGaaataattagttttacaaCATGCACGTTCATCACGCCTAATGTCGGACAAGTtctaatttatgcaaaaatagtggtcacacaTGTGTAAAATTCTGGTCATGCGTGCCATATATTTGGCTAGTTTATCATTCCCATGTGTAACTAATCCTGTTTTATGAGAATCGAACACATAATCTCATCTGAACACTGCACTAAAAGCCTTTCCAACCAGaaataattagttttacaaCATGCACGTTCATCACGCCTAAGGACGGACAAgttctaatttatgaaaaaatagtggtcacacaTGTGTAAAATTCTGGTCATGCGTGCCATATATTTGGCTAGTTTATCATTCCCATGTGTAACTAATCCTGTTTTATGAGAATCGAACACATAATCTCATCTGAACACTGCACTAAAAGCCTTTCCAACCAGaaataattagttttacaaCATGCACGTTCATCACGCCTAATGTCGGACAAGTtctaatttatgcaaaaatagtggtcacacaTGTGTAAAATTCTGGTCATGCGTGCCATATATTTGGCTAGTTTATCATTCCCATGTGTAACTAATCCTGTTTTATGAGAATCGAACACATAATCTCATCTGAACACTGCACTAAAAGCCTTTCCAACCAGaaataattagttttacaaCATGCACGTTCATCACGCCTAATGTCGGACAAGTtctaatttatgcaaaaatagtggtcacacaTGTGTAAAATTTTGGTCATGCGTGCCATATATTTGGCTAGTTTATCATTCCCATGTGTAACTAATCCTGTTTTATGAGAATCAAACACATAATCTCATCTGAACACTGCACTAAAAGCCTTTCCAACCAGaaataattagttttacaaCATGCACGTTCATCACGCCTAAGGACGGACAAgttctaatttatgaaaaaatagtggtcacacaTGTGTAAAATTCTGGTCATCCGTGCCATATATTTGGCTAGTTTATCATTCCCATGTGTAACTAATCCTGTTTTATGAGAATCGAACACATAATTTCATCTGAACACTGCACTAAAAGCCTTTCCAACCAGaaataattagttttacaaCATGCACGTTCATCACGCCTAATGTCGGACAAGTtctaatttatgcaaaaatagtggtcacacaTGTGTAAAATTCTGGTCATGCGTGCCATATATTTGGCTAGTTTATCATTCCCATGTGTAACTAATCCTGTTTTATGAGAATCAAACACATAATCTCATCTGAACACTGCACTAAAAGCCTTTCCAACCAGaaataattagttttacaaCATGCACGTTCATCACGCCTAAGGACGGACAAgttctaatttatgaaaaaatagtggtcacacaTGTGTAAAATTCTGGTCATCCGTGCCATATATTTGGCTAGTTTATCATTCCCATGTGTAACTAATCCTGTTTTATGAGAATCGAACACATAATTTCATCTGAACACTGCACTAAAAGCCTTTCCAACCAGaaataattagttttacaaCATGCACGTTCATCACGCCTAATGTAGGACAAgttctaatttatgaaaaattagtGGTCACACATGTGTAAAATTCTGGTCATACGTGCCATATATTTGGCTAGTTTATCATTCCCATGTGTAACTAATCCTGTTTTATGAGAATCGAACACATAATCTCATCTGAACACTGCACTAAAAGCCTTTCCAACCAGaaataattagttttacaaCATGCACGTTCATCACGCCTAATGTCGGACAAgttctaatttatgaaaaaatagtggtcacacaTGTGTAAAATTCTGGTCATACGTGCCATATATTTGGCTAGTTTATCATTCCCATGTGTAACTAATCCTGTTTTATGAGAATCGAACACATAATCTCATCTGAACACTGCACTAAAAGCCTTTCCAACCAGaaataattagttttacaaCATGCACGTTCATCACGCCTAATGTCGGACAAGTtctaatttatgcaaaaatagtggtcacacaTGTGTAAAATTCTGGTCATGCGTGCCATATATTTGGCTAGTTTATCATTCCCATGTGTAACTAATCCTGTTTTATGAGAATCGAACACATAATCTCATCTGAACACTGCACTAAAAGCCTTTCCAACCAGaaataattagttttacaaCATGCACGTTCATCACGCCTAAGGACGGACAAgttctaatttatgaaaaaatattggTCACACATGTGTAAAATTCTGGTCATCCGTGCCATATATTTGGCTAGTTTATCATTCCCATGTGTAACTAATCCTGTTTTATGAGAATCGAACACATAATTTCATCTGAACACTGCACTAAAAGCCTTTCCAACCAGaaataattagttttacaaCATGCACGTTCATCACGCCTAATGTCGGACAAgttctaatttatgaaaaattagtGGTCACACATGTGTAAAATTCTGGTCATACGTGCCATATATTTGGCTAGTTTATCATTCCCATGTGTAACTAATCCTGTTTTATGAGAATCGAACACATAATCTCATCTGAACACTGCACTAAAAGCCTTTCCAACCAGaaataattagttttacaaCATGCACGTTCATCACGCCTAATGTCGGACAAGTtctaatttatgcaaaaatagtggtcacacaTGTGTAAAATTCTGGTCATGCGTGCCATATATTTGGCTAGTTTATCATTCCCATGTGTAACTAATCCTGTTTTATGAGAATCGAACACATAATCTCATCTGAACACTGCACTAAAAGCCTTTCCAACCAGaaataattagttttacaaCATGCACGTTCATCACGCCTAATGTCGGACAAGTtctaatttatgcaaaaatagtggtcacacaTGTGTAAAATTCTGGTCATGCGTGCCATATATTTGGCTAGTTTATCATTCCCATGTGTAACTAATCCTGTTTTATGAGAATCAAACACATAATCTCATCTGAACACTGCACTAAAAGCCTTTCCAACCAGaaataattagttttacaaCATGCACGTTCATCACGCCTAAGGACGGACAAgttctaatttatgaaaaaatagtggtcacacaTGTGTAAAATTCTGGTCATCCGTGCCATATATTTGGCTAGTTTATCATTCCCATGTGTAACTAATCCTGTTTTATGAGAATCGAACACATAATTTCATCTGAACACTGCACTAAAAGCCTTTCCAACCAGaaataattagttttacaaCATGCACGTTCATCACGCCTAATGTAGGACAAgttctaatttatgaaaaattagtGGTCACACATGTGTAAAATTCTGGTCATACGTGCCATATATTTGGCTAGTTTATCATTCCCATGTGTAACTAATCCTGTTTTATGAGAATCGAACACATAATCTCATCTGAACACTGCACTAAAAGCCTTTCCAACCAGaaataattagttttacaaCATGCACGTTCATCACGCCTAATGTCGGACAAgttctaatttatgaaaaaatagtggtcacacaTGTGTAAAATTCTGGTCATACGTGCCATATATTTGGCTAGTTTATCATTCCCATGTGTAACTAATCCTGTTTTATGAGAATCGAACACATAATCTCATCTGAACACTGCACTAAAAGCCTTTCCAACCAGaaataattagttttacaaCATGCACGTTCATCACGCCTA containing:
- the LOC120577050 gene encoding protein FAR1-RELATED SEQUENCE 5-like, whose protein sequence is MADGPPISIDHPLLPPDGELDDGAARVGVSDSGTFETTNVVAIDESTPTIGMSFQSDVDCKSFYREYAIKQGFGIKTRNSKKGSDGKLKYFILTCAREGHHKSNIAPTLKTNPTKKIDCSAKITVALKEGLWTILSFNSSHNHEISPSKSRLFAGNKKIDMHAQRTILINDEAGVRVNKSFRSMVCDAGGYENLTFVERDVRNFVAKERRLLGKEGDGRALLNYFARMRECNKDFFYEIDLDEDFHVQNVFWADARSRSAYEYFGDVVTFDTTYLTNKYDMPFAPFVGVNHHGQSILLGCGLLSAEDTRSFTWLFETWLRCMSSRAPMGIVTDQCKAMQNAIKDVFPNTRHRWCLWHIMSKIAEKLKGYAQYKGIKNAMKNCVYDSLLVDDFVIGWTTFIEKYGLGENLWLNTIFKERERWVPCYLKHDFWAGMSTTQRSESMNAFFDGYINARTSLSQFVKQYDNALQDKAEKEYEADFRSSTTIIPCGSSSTIERQFQVEYTHAKYMEIQVEFRGKCNCYFKGVTTLGFTSTYTVLEESIVCGKPNERKYCVDFNCEDNSVTCTCLLFEFRGVLCRHSLFVLGQLRVKQVPSKFILPRWSKNVKRKYAHMKTSYNAKNLQPHIERFEGLCKVFYEIAECAAETPSQTTNLYEEMIKWSSKKLGKITSQADCGVGGDDSLNTMEDSLSQQPEQPILNPLKVPRKGRPRTNRRLSTTEKIVKKKSKRLRKKPDVLFLEPTTHPMSINDGFQAYGDTVNYFSSQQSTTGFMSLLASVGKDVPTAEF